The following are from one region of the Zonotrichia leucophrys gambelii isolate GWCS_2022_RI chromosome 1A, RI_Zleu_2.0, whole genome shotgun sequence genome:
- the ETNK1 gene encoding ethanolamine kinase 1 isoform X2, with translation MSNYIHVPPGSPEVPKLDITVSERDGPGYRQGALQLLRRLRPHWRPEEVTLQLFTDGITNKLIGCYVGDTRDDVVLVRIYGNKTELLVDRDEEVKSFRVLQAHGCAPQLYCTFNNGLCYEFMQGEALDPEHVCNPDIFRLIARQLAKIHTIHAHNGWIPKSNLWLKMGKYFSLIPTEFADEEVNKRFLRDIPSPQVLQEEMAWMKERLSNLGSPVVLCHNDLLCKNIIYNKKRGDVQFIDYEYSGYNYLAYDIGNHFNEFAGVNEVDYSLYPNRKLQEQWLRSYLEAYKEYKGFGTEVSEKEVEVLYVQVNQFALASHFFWGLWALIQAKYSTIDFDFLGEKNSRQDLQNLN, from the exons ATGTCCAACTACATCCACGTCCCGCCCGGCTCGCCGGAGGTGCCCAAGCTGGACATCACGGTCAGCGAGCGGGACGGGCCCGGCTACCGCCAGGGcgccctgcagctgctgcgcCGGCTGCGCCCGCACTGGAGACCCGAGGAGGTGACGCTGCAG CTGTTCACCGATGGCATCACCAACAAGCTGATCGGCTGCTACGTGGGGGACACGCGGGACGATGTGGTGCTGGTGCGCATCTACGGGAACAAGACGGAGCTGCTGGTGGACAGGGACGAGGAGGTGAAGAGCTTCCGAGTGCTGCAGGCCCACGGCTGTGCCCCACAGCTCTACTGCACCTTCAACAACGGCCTGTGCTACGAGTTCATGCAGGGAGAGGCCCTGGATCCCGAGCACGTCTGCAACCCTGACATCTTCAG actCATTGCTAGACAGCTTGCTAAAATCCATACTATTCATGCACACAATGGATGGATCCCTAAATCCAATTTGTGgctgaaaatggggaaatactTCTCTCTCATACCCACAGAATTTGCAGATGAGGAAGTAAATAAAAG GTTCTTAAGGGACATTCCGAGTCCTCAAGTTCTTCAGGAGGAGATGGCCTGGATGAAGGAGAGACTGTCAAATTTAGGATCACCAGTGGTGCTCTGCCACAACGACCTGTTGTGTAAGAATATTATTTACAACAAGAAGAGAG GTGATGTGCAGTTCATAGACTATGAGTACTCTGGCTACAACTACCTGGCTTATGACATTGGAAATCACTTCAATGAGTTTGCAG GAGTAAATGAGGTAGACTACAGCCTTTATCCCAACAGAAAATTACAGGAGCAGTGGCTGAGATCTTACCTGGAGGCCTACAAAGAATACAAAGGATTTGGCACGGAAGTCAGTGAAAAAGAAGTTGAAGTTCTGTATGTCCAAGTCAATCAGTTTGCACTG gcttCACACTTCTTTTGGGGACTGTGGGCTCTAATTCAAGCCAAATATTCCACCATTGATTTTGATTTTCTAGG
- the ETNK1 gene encoding ethanolamine kinase 1 isoform X1 produces MSNYIHVPPGSPEVPKLDITVSERDGPGYRQGALQLLRRLRPHWRPEEVTLQLFTDGITNKLIGCYVGDTRDDVVLVRIYGNKTELLVDRDEEVKSFRVLQAHGCAPQLYCTFNNGLCYEFMQGEALDPEHVCNPDIFRLIARQLAKIHTIHAHNGWIPKSNLWLKMGKYFSLIPTEFADEEVNKRFLRDIPSPQVLQEEMAWMKERLSNLGSPVVLCHNDLLCKNIIYNKKRGDVQFIDYEYSGYNYLAYDIGNHFNEFAGVNEVDYSLYPNRKLQEQWLRSYLEAYKEYKGFGTEVSEKEVEVLYVQVNQFALASHFFWGLWALIQAKYSTIDFDFLGYAIVRFNQYFKMKLEVMALTLPE; encoded by the exons ATGTCCAACTACATCCACGTCCCGCCCGGCTCGCCGGAGGTGCCCAAGCTGGACATCACGGTCAGCGAGCGGGACGGGCCCGGCTACCGCCAGGGcgccctgcagctgctgcgcCGGCTGCGCCCGCACTGGAGACCCGAGGAGGTGACGCTGCAG CTGTTCACCGATGGCATCACCAACAAGCTGATCGGCTGCTACGTGGGGGACACGCGGGACGATGTGGTGCTGGTGCGCATCTACGGGAACAAGACGGAGCTGCTGGTGGACAGGGACGAGGAGGTGAAGAGCTTCCGAGTGCTGCAGGCCCACGGCTGTGCCCCACAGCTCTACTGCACCTTCAACAACGGCCTGTGCTACGAGTTCATGCAGGGAGAGGCCCTGGATCCCGAGCACGTCTGCAACCCTGACATCTTCAG actCATTGCTAGACAGCTTGCTAAAATCCATACTATTCATGCACACAATGGATGGATCCCTAAATCCAATTTGTGgctgaaaatggggaaatactTCTCTCTCATACCCACAGAATTTGCAGATGAGGAAGTAAATAAAAG GTTCTTAAGGGACATTCCGAGTCCTCAAGTTCTTCAGGAGGAGATGGCCTGGATGAAGGAGAGACTGTCAAATTTAGGATCACCAGTGGTGCTCTGCCACAACGACCTGTTGTGTAAGAATATTATTTACAACAAGAAGAGAG GTGATGTGCAGTTCATAGACTATGAGTACTCTGGCTACAACTACCTGGCTTATGACATTGGAAATCACTTCAATGAGTTTGCAG GAGTAAATGAGGTAGACTACAGCCTTTATCCCAACAGAAAATTACAGGAGCAGTGGCTGAGATCTTACCTGGAGGCCTACAAAGAATACAAAGGATTTGGCACGGAAGTCAGTGAAAAAGAAGTTGAAGTTCTGTATGTCCAAGTCAATCAGTTTGCACTG gcttCACACTTCTTTTGGGGACTGTGGGCTCTAATTCAAGCCAAATATTCCACCATTGATTTTGATTTTCTAGG GTATGCAATTGTTCGGTTTAACcagtatttcaaaatgaaactgGAGGTCATGGCGTTAACTCTTCCCGAGTAA